The Pseudomonas sp. MPC6 nucleotide sequence CAAGCCTCGCTCCTACTGCCGGGCGCGCAGCTGCTGCGCCAGCGTCTGAATCTGCGCCTGCAGGGTGTTGATGTTGCGCGTGACCTGGCCACGGAAGGCGTCGAATTCGGCGGTGGTGGCGCCTTGGGCCGCGCTCGGACGATTGTCCTGCTGGCTCTTGAGGATAAGCATGTCTTGCTCCAGGCGATCGATGGCGGCGCTCGGGTTGCCTTGCTTTTTCAGCGCGACAATGTCGGCGCCGAGGCTTTTCAGCTGAGCGTCAAACTTGCTGGTGTCAGCCGAAGCACTTTTCAGCGCGGCCAATTCACTGTCCAGCGCTTTGACCTGCGCCTGCAATTGCGTGTTGGCGCTCTGATGTTCGGTGTTCTGGGCGGTCAACTGCGCCAGTCGCTTATCCAGCTCGGAGGTTTGCGCAGTCATCTGCGCCAGGCGCTTGTCCAGCTCGGAGGTCTGGCCGACGACACCTTGCTGCTGCTTGCCCTGATCCTGAAGCTTGCTTTCCAGCTGTTTGATCTGCAGTTTCAGGGCTTCGCTGTCGCTGCTGACGTTGGTCTGGCTGGCGACCACCTTGCCGGAAATGTCCTGCAGGCGCCCCGCCGCGTCCTCGCTGATACGGGCGAAGCTTTCCTGAGTCGCCACCAGTTGCTGTTCCATCAGCGAGATTTGCTGAAAGCTCCACCAGGCAAGGCCGGCGAACGCAAAGAACAAGGCGCCGACCAGCGCCCACAACGGGCCGGTGCTAGGACCTTTGACCTTGACCACCGGCGTCGTGCGCGAACGCACCGAGGTGCGAGTGGTGGGCACAAAATCATCGTCGTCGAGGTTGTCGGCTCGCAGGCTCGGTACATCGTCGAAGTCGTCGTTGGCATCGTTACGCATGGACATTGAGTCAACCTTTGTGGAACGCGGTGATGGCTTGATGCGGCGAGTATAACCCCCACTGCCGCACCGATTGACCCTGAACCCCCGGACTCGGTTCATTACCGGCTATTTCAGTGGAGGTCCTGAGCCTTCCACCAGCCACAGAATTCATCCAGTGCTGTCCACAGACTGACCTTTGGATCGTAATCCAGATAGTGCCGCGCCCGGCTGATGTCCAGGGTGAAATTTTTGTTCATGACCTGCATGCCCAGTCGCG carries:
- a CDS encoding ATPase, whose product is MSMRNDANDDFDDVPSLRADNLDDDDFVPTTRTSVRSRTTPVVKVKGPSTGPLWALVGALFFAFAGLAWWSFQQISLMEQQLVATQESFARISEDAAGRLQDISGKVVASQTNVSSDSEALKLQIKQLESKLQDQGKQQQGVVGQTSELDKRLAQMTAQTSELDKRLAQLTAQNTEHQSANTQLQAQVKALDSELAALKSASADTSKFDAQLKSLGADIVALKKQGNPSAAIDRLEQDMLILKSQQDNRPSAAQGATTAEFDAFRGQVTRNINTLQAQIQTLAQQLRARQ